The Amblyomma americanum isolate KBUSLIRL-KWMA chromosome 5, ASM5285725v1, whole genome shotgun sequence genome window below encodes:
- the LOC144134539 gene encoding growth arrest-specific protein 1-like, with protein sequence MVSVSTRLFFKPDPAQYNRMLVLFANLFIVVLGSGGVSGGDCGGAVSALPASPRRRLTCEEAEQVCIGRLTCGMAFHGHRLDCKRELAGRTPGRCSVHCRQSLVSLASTEEGYAYIGCECGSDEFCRALRLRLAPCWWQRSPCSTAASNATAGFQLPGGLTLIASSPSSATSASSSRPRCSQLAQECVSDPVCSVAWHYYQRFCHEVLDGVAENCSNRCRNSVRILVRMEKAHRLLDCACDGRVTGVTCANELNRIRRNCFRMDGIDPNGCVGGSPSSFTVLVSLVLTMRLVSLWCAK encoded by the coding sequence ATGGTGAGTGTCTCCACGCGACTGTTCTTCAAGCCAGACCCTGCTCAGTACAACCGGATGCTAGTGCTTTTCGCCAACCTTTTCATCGTGGTGCTTGGAAGCGGCGGCGTCAGCGGCGGGGACTGCGGGGGCGCTGTCAGCGCTCTGCCGGCGTCTCCGCGCCGCCGCCTCACGTGCGAGGAGGCGGAGCAGGTCTGCATCGGCCGGCTCACCTGCGGCATGGCCTTCCACGGTCATCGCCTGGACTGCAAGCGAGAGCTGGCAGGCCGCACGCCGGGCCGCTGCTCGGTCCACTGCCGCCAGTCCCTCGTCTCCCTGGCGAGCACGGAGGAAGGCTACGCGTACATCGGCTGCGAGTGCGGCTCGGACGAGTTCTGCCGAGCGCTGAGGCTGCGGCTGGCGCCCTGCTGGTGGCAGAGATCCCCCTGCTCTACCGCCGCCAGTAACGCGACCGCGGGCTTCCAGCTGCCCGGAGGCCTGACGTTGATCGCCTCCTCGCCGTCTTCGGCGACCTCTGCGTCCTCCTCAAGACCGCGGTGTTCCCAGCTGGCCCAGGAGTGCGTCTCGGACCCGGTGTGCTCGGTGGCGTGGCACTACTACCAGCGCTTCTGCCACGAGGTGCTCGACGGTGTGGCGGAGAACTGCTCGAACCGCTGCCGGAACAGTGTCCGCATCCTGGTGCGAATGGAGAAGGCCCACAGACTCCTGGACTGTGCGTGCGATGGGCGCGTAACGGGAGTGACCTGCGCCAACGAGTTGAACAGGATACGTAGGAACTGCTTCCGCATGGACGGCATTGATCCGAACGGCTGCGTTGGTGGCTCGCCGAGCTCTTTTACTGTCCTGGTCAGCTTGGTGTTGACAATGCGCCTGGTGTCCTTGTGGTGTGCCAAGTGA